A stretch of Lates calcarifer isolate ASB-BC8 unplaced genomic scaffold, TLL_Latcal_v3 _unitig_5489_quiver_634, whole genome shotgun sequence DNA encodes these proteins:
- the ufc1 gene encoding ubiquitin-fold modifier-conjugating enzyme 1 translates to MADEATRRAVSQIPLLKTHAGPRDRALWPQRLKEEYQALIRFVEQNKAADNDWFRLESNADGTRWTGTCWFIHELLRYEFRLEFDIPVTYPDTAPEVAVPELDGKTAKMYRGGKICLTEHFAPLWARNAPRFGLAHLMALGLGPWLAVEIPDLIGKGLVIHKERQRDAAAE, encoded by the coding sequence ATGGCGGACGAGGCCACGCGCAGGGCTGTGTCGCAGATCCCGCTGCTGAAGACGCACGCGGGTCCGCGAGACCGCGCGCTGTGGCCACAGCGGCTAAAGGAGGAGTACCAGGCGCTGATCCGGTTCGTGGAGCAGAACAAGGCCGCGGACAACGACTGGTTCCGCCTGGAGTCTAACGCGGACGGCACCCGATGGACCGGCACGTGCTGGTTCATCCACGAACTGCTGCGCTATGAGTTCCGGCTGGAGTTCGACATCCCAGTGACGTACCCCGACACCGCGCCCGAGGTGGCGGTCCCGGAGCTGGACGGGAAGACCGCCAAGATGTATCGCGGCGGGAAGATCTGCCTGACCGAACACTTCGCGCCGCTTTGGGCCCGGAACGCGCCGCGCTTCGGCCTCGCGCACCTGATGGCGCTGGGACTCGGACCGTGGCTCGCCGTGGAGATACCGGACCTGATCGGAAAGGGGCTCGTGATCCACAAGGAGCGGCAGCGTGATGCGGCTGCGGAGTAA
- the prpf4 gene encoding U4/U6 small nuclear ribonucleoprotein Prp4, with the protein MSDEEDMAPAVKKSRVFYGSLEEKERERLSSEMLSGATTGSDGVKAGIEAGNINISSGETLEMEERVSERQQEALAEFERRRRARQITVSTDDAEVKAGLRALGEPITLFGEGPADRRERLRSVLSVVGPDALKKSRKDEERAKRSQDECQQTWYHEGSASLRDARLWLAKYSLPRAMRRLEAARAQKDVAEATRTIRQQELHKSLRNLNNFCSQIGDDRPISFCHFSPDSKMLATASWSGLCKLWSVPDCNLIRTLRGHNTNVGAVVFRPQAGVSLDQSDVSLASCAADGSVKLWNLESDEPVADIEGHSERVSRVSWHPSGRFLGTTCYDNSWRLWDLEVQEEILHQEGHSKGVHDLHFHPDGSLAATGGLDAFGRVWDLRTGRCVVFLEGHLKEIYSLHFSPNGYHLATGSGDNTCKVWDLRNRKCLYTVPAHQNLLSAVRFQPTDGHFLLTGAYDNTAKVWSHPGWTPLKTLAGHEGKVMGVDVSPDGKLIATSSYDRTFKLWLSE; encoded by the exons ATGTCCGACGAGGAGGACATGGCTCCGGCCGTGAAGAAGAGTCGTGTTTTCTACGGAAGCCTGGAGGAGAAAGAGCGGGAACGTCTGAGCTCAGAGATGTTGAGTGGTGCCACGACAGGAAGTGATGGGGTGAAGGCGGGCATTGAGGCAGGAAACATCAACATCTCCTCAG GAGAGACTCTGGAGATGGAGGAGCGGGTCAGCGAGCGCCAGCAGGAAGCGCTCGCCGAGTTTGAACGGCGGAGGCGAGCGCGACAGATCACCGTCTCCACCGACGACGCCGAGGTGAAGGCTGGCCTCCGGGCGCTCGGAGAACCAATCACGTTGTTTGGAGAGGGACCAGCTGATCGCCGAGAGAG actgCGCAGTGTTCTGTCTGTGGTCGGTCCAGATGCTCTGAAGAAGTCCAGGAAGGACGAGGAGAGAGCCAAGAGGTCCCAGGACGAG tgCCAGCAGACGTGGTACCatgaaggctctgcctccctgAGGGACGCTCGGCTCTGGTTGGCTAAATACTCTCTGCCACG GGCGATGAGGCGTCTGGAAGCTGCTCGTGCTCAGAAGGACGTTGCTGAGGCAACCAGGACGATCCGACAACAAGAGCTGCACAAGAGCCTGAGG AATCTGAACAACTTCTGCAGTCAGATTGGAGATGATCGACCAATCAGCTTCTGCCACTTCAGCCCCGACTCCAAGATGCTCGCCACTGCCTCATG gagCGGTCTGTGTAAGCTGTGGTCCGTCCCCGACTGTAACCTGATCCGAACACTCAGAG gaCACAACACCAATGTGGGCGCCGTCGTCTTCCGCCCGCAGGCCGGAGTCTCTCTTGACCAATCAGACGTCAGCTTGGCTTCGTGTGCTGCCGACGGGTCAGTGAAGCTGTGGAACCTGGAGAG cGATGAGCCGGTGGCTGACATCGAGGGTCACAGTGAGCGAGTGTCTCGAGTTTCCTGGCACCCGTCAGGAAGATTCCTGGGAACGACctg TTATGATAACTCGTGGCGTCTCTGGGATCTGGAGGTTCAGGAGGAAATCCTCCATCAGGAAGGTCACAGCAAAGGAGTCCACGACCTCCACTTCCACCCTGACGGATCACTGGCTGCTACTGG AGGGCTGGATGCATTTGGCCGTGTCTGGGACCTTCGGACCGGCCGCTGCGTTGTCTTCCTGGAGGGACACCTGAAGGAGATCTACAGCCTGCACTTCTCCCCCAACgg GTATCACCTTGCGACAGGAAGTGGTGATAACACCTGTAAAGTTTGGGAcctgagaaacaggaagtgtctgTACACTGTCCCTGCCCACCAGAACCTGCTCTCAGCTGTTCGCTTCCAGC cTACAGATGGTCACTTCCTGTTGACAGGAGCATATGACAATACGGCAAAGGTTTGGAGTCACCCCGGCTGGACGCCACTGAAGACGCTTGCTGGACATGAGGGGAAG gtgatGGGCGTTGATGTGTCACCTGACGGGAAACTGATCGCAACTAGTTCCTATGATCGAACCTTCAAACTCTGGCTGTCTGAGTGA
- the fktn gene encoding LOW QUALITY PROTEIN: fukutin (The sequence of the model RefSeq protein was modified relative to this genomic sequence to represent the inferred CDS: deleted 1 base in 1 codon), with translation MPRVNRTAVLLLLIVSSSVFLLFQLYYYRKYVSKSGLHILSRTGHLTASDVQWDALQQRDRQMREPHCSFLCTGRPITSFALHANLWKYDPGFLLAAEQKGFELLELRGEDPRLASLDTLSGEQIPLHLLFHLHGYIIQVVFLYERSGNYLWHGVLRLRANMDQSFAPFKLLDYGRHAGAYDRPELVLTVLDGIDILVPRNVSRFLTEQRHARFLECRYRDARNFLQLYPDDSSPAAIDFRRKAKSLLHLAAQTLAHLDIPFWLSSGTCLGWFRQCSIISYSRDVDIGIYIVDFRSDIITAFRDAGLSLKHKFGKVEDSLELSFLSDDVKLDIFFFYEDGDVVWNGGTQAKSGKKFKYVFPRFSLCWAELLELKVRVPCETLDYVTANYGTSWSVPVRTWDWKSSPSNVQENGAWPVAEWAALIQVY, from the exons ATGCCTCGTGTAAACCGGACGGCCGTGTTATTGCTGCTCATTGTCAGCAGCTCCGTGTTCCTGCTCTTCCAGCTATATTACTACCGGAAGTACGTCAGCAAG TCTGGTCTTCACATCCTGAGCCGAACGGGTCACCTGACCGCCAGTGACGTCCAATGG GATGCTTTGCAGCAGCGCGATCGGCAAATGCGTGAGCCACACTGCAGCTTCCTATGCACTGGCCGCCCAATCACGTCATTTGCGCTGCACGCCAACCTGTGGAAGTATGAT CCTGGCTTCCTATTGGCTGCTGAGCAGAAAGGCTTCGAGCTGCTGGAGCTGCGAGGAGAAGACCCACGATTGGCCAGTCTGGACACACTCTCAGGGGAGCAGATCCCGCTGCACTTGCTGTTCCATCTCCACGGTTACATCATCCAG GTGGTGTTCCTGTACGAGCGCAGCGGGAACTACCTGTGGCACGGAGTGCTGCGTCTCAGAGCAAACATGGACCAAAGTTTCGCTCCA TTTAAACTGCTCGACTACGGACGCCACGCCGGAGCTTATGACAG GCCGGAGCTGGTCCTGACTGTCCTCGACGGCATCGACATTCTAGTTCCAAGAAACGTTTCCCGCTTCCTGACTGAGCAGCGACATGCTCGCTTCCTGGAGTGCCGTTACCGTGACGCCCGCAACTTCCTGCAG cTCTACCCTGACGACTCGTCTCCGGCCGCCATCGATTTTCGCAGGAAAGCGAAGTCGTTGCTTCATTTAGCTGCTCAAACGCTCGCTCACCTTGACATCCCCTTCTGGCTCAGCAGCGGCACCTGTCTGG GTTGGTTCAGGCAGTGCAGTATTATCTCGTACAGCCGTGACGTCGACATCGGAATTTACATTGTAGACTTCAGGTCGGACATCATCACAGCGTTCAGAGATGCTGGCCTGTCGCTTAAACACAAGTTTGGAAAG GTGGAGGACAGTCTGGAGCTGTCGTTTTTGAGTGACGATGTCAAActggacattttctttttctacgAAGACGGAGACGTCGTCTGGAACGGAGGAACTCAGGCTAAAAGCGGCAAGAAGTTCAA GTACGTCTTCCCTCGTTTCTCGCTCTGCTGGGCGGAGCTTCTCGAGCTCAAAGTTCGCGTTCCATGCGAAACGCTCGACTATGTGACGGCAAATTACGGAACCTCCTGGAGCGTCCCGGTGAGGACCTGGGACTGGAAGTCATCGCCGAGCAACGTGCAGGAAAACGGGGCGTGGCCTGTGGCGGAGTGGGCGGCGCTTATCCAAGTTtactga